In Musa acuminata AAA Group cultivar baxijiao chromosome BXJ3-9, Cavendish_Baxijiao_AAA, whole genome shotgun sequence, a single genomic region encodes these proteins:
- the LOC103997017 gene encoding respiratory burst oxidase homolog protein A, translating to MRSSARHERRWASDTVPRGSAISAGSSPGTSGKAPDESEEEFVEVTLDLQGDDTIVLRSVEPAFVADAGYLSDATESAASRSPSIVRSSSHRLRQFSQELKAEAVARARQLKEDLKAELKRFTWGHGPSRAGAAAASSSSSSAGIVGAVSPALDSALAARAARRQLAQLDRSRSGAKKALRGLRFISGNKANGVDAWNEVQSNFDKLARDGYLSRSDFAQCIGMRDSKEFALELFDALTRRRRLNAERIGKEELHEFWCQITDQSFDSRLEIFFDMVDKNEDGRITEEEVKEIIMLSASANKLSRLKEQAEEYAALIMEELDPERLGYIELWQLEMLLLQRDTYLNYSQALSYTSQALSQNLAGLRKKGPIRKLSTKLGYYLEENWKRLWVMALWIGVMAGLFSWKFIQYRNRYAFQVMGYCITTAKGAAETLKFNMALILLPVCRNTITWLRSTRLARALPFDDNINFHKTIAAAIVVGVILHAGVHVTCDFPHLISASREKYAPLSPYFGKTKPTYLDLVRGLEGVTGIIMVVCMLVAFTLATHWFRRSLVRFPKPLDRLTGFNAFWYSHHLFVIVYVLLIVHGERLYLIHEWYRKTTWMYLAVPLLLYVGERSLRALRSGYYSVRLLKVAIYPGNVLTLQMSKPVAFRYKSGQYMFVQCPAVSPFEWHPFSITSAPGDDYLSVHIRQLGDWTRELRRVFAAACEPPVAGKSGLLRADEATKKSLPKLLIDGPYGAPAQDYKKYDVLLLVGLGIGATPFISILKDLLNNIVKMEEENEALLDDCPPKPQNGERVDLATLMRASRRVRWTLRTTNAYFYWVTREQGSFDWFKGVMNEVAELDQRGVIEMHNYLTSVYEEGDARSALITMIQALNHAKNGVDIVSGTRVRTHFARPNWKKVFSRICSKHPYAKIGVFYCGAPVLAQELNKLCYEYNQKSSTRFEFHKEHF from the exons ATGAGAAGCTCCGCGCGGCACGAACGGCGATGGGCGTCGGACACGGTGCCCAGAGGGAGCGCGATCAGTGCCGGCTCGTCGCCGGGGACTTCTGGGAAGGCGCCGGACGAGAGCGAGGAGGAGTTCGTGGAGGTGACGCTCGACCTCCAGGGAGACGATACAATCGTGCTCCGCAGCGTCGAGCCGGCCTTCGTGGCGGACGCCGGGTACCTGTCCGACGCCACCGAGTCGGCTGCCTCGCGATCGCCCTCGATCGTGCGGAGCTCGTCTCACCGGCTGCGGCAGTTCTCCCAGGAGCTGAAAGCGGAGGCGGTAGCGCGGGCGCGGCAGCTGAAGGAGGACCTCAaggccgagctcaagcggttcacaTGGGGCCACGGCCCGTCGCGAGCGGGTGCGGCCgcggcctcttcctcctcctcctctgctgggATCGTCGGAGCTGTGTCCCCAGCGCTGGACTCCGCCCTGGCCGCCCGCGCGGCGCGGCGGCAGCTAGCGCAGCTGGATCGGAGCCGATCGGGCGCTAAGAAGGCCCTCCGTGGCCTCAGATTTATCAGCGGGAACAAAGCCAACGGCGTCGATGCGTGGAACGAGGTCCAGAGCAACTTCGATAAGCTGGCGCGCGACGGCTACCTCTCGCGCTCCGATTTCGCCCAATGCATAG GCATGAGGGACTCCAAGGAGTTCGCATTGGAGTTGTTCGACGCATTGACCAGGCGGAGAAGATTGAACGCGGAGCGGATCGGCAAAGAGGAGCTGCACGAGTTCTGGTGTCAGATCACCGATCAAAGCTTCGATTCTCGCCTCGAGATCTTCTTCGACAT GGTGGACAAGAACGAGGACGGCCGGATCACCGAGGAGGAAGTAAAAGAG ATAATAATGCTGAGCGCGTCCGCAAACAAGCTGTCGAGGCTGAAGGAACAGGCTGAGGAATACGCAGCTCTAATCATGGAGGAGTTGGATCCCGAGAGACTCGGCTACATCGAG CTCTGGCAGCTGGAGATGTTGCTGCTGCAAAGGGACACGTACCTCAACTACAGTCAGGCCCTGAGCTACACGAGCCAGGCACTGAGCCAGAACTTGGCTGGCCTGAGGAAGAAGGGGCCCATCCGGAAGCTGAGCACCAAGCTGGGCTACTACTTGGAGGAGAACTGGAAGCGGCTGTGGGTGATGGCACTGTGGATCGGGGTGATGGCCGGGCTGTTTTCTTGGAAGTTCATCCAGTACCGGAACAGGTACGCGTTCCAGGTGATGGGGTACTGCATCACCACCGCCAAGGGCGCGGCCGAGACGCTCAAGTTCAACATGGCCCTCATTCTCCTCCCTGTGTGTCGAAACACCATCACCTGGCTTCGCTCCACCCGGTTGGCCCGTGCCTTGCCCTTCGACGACAACATCAACTTTCATAAG ACGATAGCGGCAGCCATCGTGGTCGGGGTGATCCTCCACGCCGGCGTCCATGTTACCTGCGACTTCCCCCATCTGATCTCGGCCTCGCGTGAGAAGTATGCGCCCTTAAGCCCTTACTTCGGAAAAACCAAGCCCACATACTTGGATCTAGTACGAGGCCTCGAGGGCGTGACTGGCATCATAATGGTGGTCTGCATGTTGGTGGCCTTCACGCTCGCGACGCACTGGTTCCGCCGAAGCCTGGTGAGGTTCCCCAAGCCCTTGGACAGGCTGACCGGCTTCAATGCTTTCTGGTACTCCCACCACCTGTTTGTCATCGTCTACGTGTTGCTCATTGTCCACGGAGAACGCCTCTACCTCATCCACGAGTGGTACAGAAAGACG ACATGGATGTatcttgcagttcctcttctgttGTACGTTGGGGAGAGAAGCCTAAGAGCCCTGAGGTCCGGCTATTACTCAGTTCGGCTCCTCAAG GTCGCCATATATCCTGGCAATGTTCTCACGCTACAAATGTCGAAGCCCGTAGCGTTCCGCTATAAGAGTGGTCAGTACATGTTTGTTCAGTGCCCTGCCGTCTCGCCCTTCGAGTG GCATCCCTTCTCCATTACTTCAGCTCCGGGGGATGACTACCTAAGCGTCCACATAAGACAACTGGGTGACTGGACACGAGAACTACGACGCGTGTTTGCGGCGGCCTGTGAACCTCCGGTGGCGGGAAAGAGTGGCCTTCTAAGAGCCGATGAGGCCACCAAGAAAAG CCTGCCCAAGCTTTTGATAGACGGGCCTTACGGTGCTCCAGCTCAGGACTACAAGAAGTACGACGTTCTTCTGCTCGTCGGCCTTGGAATCGGTGCCACGCCTTTCATTAGCATTTTGAAGGATCTCCTCAACAACATAGTCAAAATGGAGGAGGAAAAC GAGGCGCTCTTGGACGATTGCCCACCGAAGCCACAAAACGGAGAGCGTGTCGATTTGGCCACGCTTATGAGGGCTTCGCGAAGAGTAAGGTGGACTCTCAGAACCACCAATGCATACTTCTATTGGGTGACACGTGAACAAGGCTCCTTTGACTGGTTCAAAGGAGTTATGAATGAAGTGGCCGAGTTAGATCAAAGG GGCGTAATCGAGATGCACAATTACTTGACAAGCGTGTACGAGGAAGGAGACGCTAGATCGGCACTGATCACCATGATCCAAGCTCTCAATCATGCTAAGAATGGCGTCGACATAGTTTCGGGCACCAGA GTGCGCACGCATTTCGCGAGGCCGAATTGGAAGAAAGTCTTCTCTAGGATATGCTCTAAGCACCCTTACGCCAAGATAG GAGTATTCTATTGTGGTGCACCGGTGTTGGCGCAGGAGCTTAACAAGTTGTGCTACGAATACAACCAGAAAAGCAGCACCAGATTTGAGTTCCACAAGGAGCATTTCTGA
- the LOC103997275 gene encoding WRKY transcription factor 22-like: protein MRTKLAPHLPLRFSSRFMDDNDWDLRAVVRGCSATAVDPPDPFSSFPSPLPQKGGTGEFFGFPDPMETPTARHQLEEHCKSCIKPHHQRQLQPPPPVPKPSYPSCSPAASVFPAFATAPHQFQQQPRQPHPPVSRNPLRSKRRKNQHKKVVCQVPADGISPDMWAWRKYGQKPIKGSPYPRGYYRCSSSKGCQARKQVERSRAEPGMLVITYTAEHDHPVPTHRNSLSGSTRQKLPHPSSAAQPPLASSGCRGDGENPLSPGSHPSSSPLSSPAAAAPRANSVANELFPRGRPRILKHSEEEEEEDELTVGDVEMMGEDDMLFLGMEVIDGSTTSTGTTKSPGRVSVSSAFFADDGGFEEYFFQSTWLANSNAAAAAGGGS from the exons ATGAGAACAAAGTTAGCGCCCCATCTTCCACTTCGTTTCAGCTCGCGTTTCATGGACGACAACGACTGGGATCTACGCGCAGTGGTGAGGGGCTGCTCGGCCACGGCGGTTGATCCGCCGGAtcccttctcttcttttccttctcctcttcctcaaaAAGGAGGAACGGGCGAGTTCTTTGGCTTTCCTGATCCGATGGAGACGCCGACCGCCCGTCACCAGCTGGAGGAGCACTGCAAGTCCTGCATCAAACCCCATCATCAACGGCAGCTCCAACCACCACCTCCCGTCCCGAAGCCGAGCTACCCTTCCTGCTCCCCAGCTGCCTCTGTCTTCCCTGCTTTCGCCACCGCTCCTCATCAATTCCAGCAGCAACCTCGGCAGCCTCATCCCCCGGTCTCCCGAAACCCCCTCCGTTCTAAGAGAAG GAAGAACCAGCACAAGAAAGTGGTGTGTCAAGTACCAGCTGATGGAATCTCTCCCGATATGTGGGCTTGGCGGAAGTATGGACAGAAACCCATCAAAGGCTCTCCTTATCCAAG AGGCTATTACAGGTGCAGCAGCTCCAAAGGATGCCAGGCTCGGAAACAGGTGGAGCGAAGCCGGGCGGAGCCAGGGATGCTGGTCATCACCTACACCGCGGAGCACGACCACCCCGTCCCCACCCACCGCAACTCCCTCTCCGGAAGCACTCGCCAGAAGTTACCGCATCCCAGCTCCGCCGCCCAGCCGCCGCTTGCATCTTCTGGATGCAGGGGAGACGGAGAGAATCCGCTGTCACCCGGCAGCCACCCGTCCTCGAGCCCCCTGTCGTCGCCGGCTGCCGCAGCACCACGCGCGAACTCGGTGGCGAACGAGCTGTTTCCCCGGGGTCGACCTCGGATACTAAAGCAcagcgaggaggaggaagaagaggatgagcTGACGGTGGGAGACGTGGAGATGATGGGCGAGGACGACATGCTCTTCCTGGGCATGGAGGTGATAGATGGGTCGACGACCAGCACCGGAACCACCAAATCCCCGGGGAGGGTGTCCGTCAGCTCCGCCTTCTTCGCGGACGATGGTGGCTTCGAGGAGTATTTCTTCCAGTCAACTTGGCTGGCTAACAGCAATGCAGCGGCGGCAGCCGGCGGTGGCAGCTGA
- the LOC103997276 gene encoding BURP domain-containing protein 3-like encodes MPFVYRYAATDTQLHDDPNVALFFLEKDLHPGAKMKLHFTNTISGASFLPRRAADSIPFSSTRLREILDRFSVEPNSAEAAAIKQTLRDCEEPAVRGERKTCATSLEAMVEFSTSSLGTSKVKAASTTVSKEGTPAQEYTIAASGVREMGGEELVTCHAEPYAYAIFYCHATSTSRGYEVDMVGKGGTTVEAAAVCHTDTTAWNPEHVAFKVLDIKPGSAPVCHFLPQDHVVWSRSG; translated from the coding sequence ATGCCCTTCGTATACAGATACGCCGCCACCGACACCCAGCTCCACGACGACCCTAATGTCGCTCTGTTCTTCCTCGAGAAGGACCTCCACCCGGGTGCCAAGATGAAGCTCCACTTCACCAACACCATCTCCGGTGCCTCCTTCCTCCCTCGCCGAGCCGCCGACTCCATCCCCTTCTCATCCACACGCCTCCGTGAGATCCTCGACCGCTTCTCCGTAGAGCCTAACTCCGCAGAAGCCGCTGCGATCAAGCAGACCCTTCGAGACTGCGAGGAGCCAGCGGTGAGGGGAGAGAGGAAGACGTGTGCCACCTCGCTTGAGGCGATGGTGGAATTCAGCACGTCAAGCTTGGGGACAAGTAAGGTCAAGGCGGCGTCCACGACGGTGAGCAAGGAGGGAACGCCGGCGCAGGAGTACACGATCGCTGCGTCGGGAGTGCGAGAGATGGGCGGGGAGGAGCTGGTGACATGCCATGCAGAGCCCTACGCGTACGCCATATTCTACTGCCACGCGACGTCGACGAGCAGGGGGTACGAGGTGGACATGGTGGGGAAAGGCGGGACGACGGTGGAGGCGGCCGCGGTGTGCCACACCGACACCACGGCGTGGAACCCGGAACACGTTGCTTTCAAGGTGCTCGACATAAAGCCTGGGTCGGCGCCCGTCTGCCACTTCCTGCCTCAGGATCATGTCGTGTGGAGCCGCAGCGGTTAG
- the LOC103997018 gene encoding indole-3-pyruvate monooxygenase YUCCA2-like: MERWREAEGKTLHDPLFHLCPPLAFHQPSDGFHEVATRDEAERSIWVPGSIIVGAGPSGLAVAACLEAKGVPSMILERSNCIASLWQLKTYDRLRLHLPKRFCQLPLAPFPACFPTYPTKQQFVAYLEAYARRFHIRPCFNQTVVSAEYDGRVKLWRVRAVRAGNDKAAEYVSRWLVVASGENAEAAVPDIDGMSIFKGPIIHTSSYKSGDEFQGKRVLVIGCGNSGMEVCLDLCNHSVRPRIVVRESVHILPREMLGRSTFGLCMWLLKWLPMRTVDRILLLVSRVMLGDTQRYGLRRPRLGPLELKSLSGKTPVLDVGALAKIKSGDIKVCPAVKRLTGHGAEFVDGRSEDFDAIILATGYKSNVASWLKEREFFSDKDGFPRKVFPDSWKGEQGLYAVGFTRQGLMGTSVDAKRIAHDIKQCWMAEPKQRMLPSQT; the protein is encoded by the exons ATGGAGCGTTGGAGGGAAGCAGAAGGTAAAACGCTCCACGATCCCTTGTTCCATCTCTGCCCCCCCCTTGCCTTCCATCAACCGAGCGATGGCTTCCATGAGGTGGCGACCAGAGATGAAGCCGAGCGCAGCATCTGGGTTCCCGGGTCGATCATCGTTGGCGCTGGTCCGTCGGGTCTCGCGGTGGCCGCGTGCCTCGAGGCGAAGGGCGTCCCCAGCATGATCCTGGAGAGGTCCAACTGCATCGCCTCTCTCTGGCAGCTCAAGACGTACGACCGCCTCCGTCTCCACCTGCCCAAGCGTTTCTGCCAGCTCCCCCTCGCCCCCTTCCCCGCCTGCTTCCCCACGTATCCCACCAAGCAGCAGTTCGTGGCCTACCTCGAGGCCTACGCCCGGCGGTTCCACATCCGCCCCTGCTTCAACCAGACGGTGGTGAGCGCCGAGTACGACGGCCGCGTCAAGCTATGGCGAGTGCGGGCGGTCAGGGCCGGGAACGACAAGGCGGCCGAGTACGTCTCCCGGTGGCTGGTGGTCGCCTCCGGGGAGAATGCTGAGGCGGCCGTGCCCGACATCGATGGCATGTCGATATTTAAGGGCCCCATCATCCACACCAGCTCGTACAAGAGCGGCGATGAGTTCCAAGGCAAGCGGGTCCTCGTGATCGGTTGCGGCAATTCCGGCATGGAGGTCTGCTTGGACCTCTGCAATCACAGTGTCCGTCCTCGCATCGTCGTAAGAGAATCG GTGCACATCCTGCCGAGGGAGATGCTGGGGCGGTCCACCTTTGGGCTCTGCATGTGGCTCCTAAAGTGGCTCCCCATGCGCACCGTGGACCGCATCCTCTTGCTCGTCTCCAGGGTCATGCTGGGCGACACCCAGCGATACGGCCTCCGGCGGCCCCGGTTGGGTCCCCTCGAGCTCAAGTCGCTCTCCGGGAAGACGCCGGTCCTCGATGTCGGGGCCCTGGCCAAGATCAAGTCTGGCGACATCAAG GTTTGCCCCGCCGTAAAGCGACTGACAGGGCATGGAGCAGAGTTCGTGGATGGCAGGTCCGAAGACTTCGATGCGATTATCCTAGCGACCGGCTACAAGAGCAACGTGGCGTCTTGGCTGAAG GAGAGGGAGTTCTTCTCGGATAAGGATGGGTTTCCGAGGAAGGTGTTTCCCGATAGCTGGAAGGGAGAGCAGGGCCTGTACGCGGTGGGGTTCACGCGACAGGGCTTGATGGGGACTTCCGTGGACGCCAAGAGGATAGCTCATGACATCAAACAGTGTTGGATGGCCGAACCAAAGCAACGCATGCTGCCATCACAAACTTGA